A single Augochlora pura isolate Apur16 chromosome 2, APUR_v2.2.1, whole genome shotgun sequence DNA region contains:
- the Lon gene encoding lon protease homolog, mitochondrial isoform X1: protein MRFVTTVNLKMLPVFRHRLTIVRSFCRNRHSDVEELSARIRPMQFRRTGLAEYLGSLARNTRNHRHSAAIISIRSFSTKKYNDRDSSNDSNGNHGDDPASLPATVVVPEVWPHVPVIAINRNPVFPRFIKLIELSNPILMDLIRRKVKLNQPYIGIFLKKSEENEAEVVQNLSDIYSIGTFAQIHEVQDLGNRLRLVVMAHRRIKITGQILEEISPKSIHEMKLTFPLLNTTIHVPVDDTVTTSKPSRRSLMRKKFEHKIAEAEKTKKIEEANNMSESVVSEKPAENTEEKTELVESDNNQPQTGSTQPLLMVEVVNITHEKFRQTEEIKALTQELIKTIRDIISMNPLYRESLQQMLHQGQRVVDNPVYLSDLGAALTGADAQELQQVLEEMDISKRLRLSLALLKKEYELSKLQQKIGREVEEKVKQQHRKYILHEQLKVIKKELGLEKDDKDAIAEKYRERIRSKTVPKPVMDVLEEELNKLNFLESHSSEFNVTRNYLDWLTSLPWGVTSPENLDLQQAIETLDKDHYGMEEIKKRILEFIAVSQLKGSTQGKILCFHGPPGVGKTSIAKSISHALNREYFRFSVGGMTDVAEIKGHRRTYVGAMPGKIIQCLKKTKTENPLVLIDEVDKIGKGHQGDPASALLEMLDPEQNANFLDHYLDVSVDLSKVLFICTANVIDTIPEPLRDRMEMIDMSGYVAEEKVAIAKQYLVPQAMNDSGLSDLQISMDDTALNLLIKFYCRESGVRNLQKHIEKVHRKVAFKVVKKEAEKVNVTAENLHEFVGKPVFTHDRMYDVTPPGVVMGLAWTAMGGSTLYIETTIRKPTTKKSEGSFEVTGHLGDVMKESIQIAMTVAKKFLSTEDPDNTFLYDSHLHLHVPEGATPKDGPSAGVTIAIAFISLAKNKAIRQNIAMTGELSLMGRVLPVGGIKEKTIAAKRVGVNCVILPEENKKDYNDLPKYITDGLEVHFASTFADVYRICFEEDRGSKIIRSHEPINLNISTPQAAPLLRKSDA from the exons ATGCGTTTTGTGACAACCGTCAATTTGAAGATGCTGCCTGTCTTTCGACACCGCTTGACGATTGTTCGATCATTCTGCAGAAATCGTCACTCGGACGTAGAAGAATTGTCGGCTCGCATACGACCTATGCAATTCCGAAGGACTGGTCTTGCCGAATATTTAGGATCATTAGCCAGAAATACGCGTAATCATCGCCATTCCGCAgctattatttcaataagatCGTTTTCTACCAAGAAATACAATGACAGGGATTCATCTAA tgaCTCCAATGGAAATCATGGTGATGACCCAGCTTCATTGCCAGCAACTGTTGTTGTGCCAGAGGTATGGCCTCATGTACCTGTCATAGCAATTAATAGGAATCCTGTGTTCCCCAGATTTATAAAACTTATTGAGCTTAGTAACCCAATTCTCATGGACCTAATTCGTAGAAAAGTTAAATTGAATCAGCCTTATATTGGTATTTTCTTAAAGAAGTCAGAGGA AAATGAAGCAGAAGTTGTACAAAATTTGAGTGATATATACTCCATTGGCACATTTGCACAGATACATGAAGTCCAAGATTTAGGAAATCGATTAAGATTAGTTGTTATGGCACATAGAAGGATTAAAATTACTGGTCAGATACTGGAAGAAATATCTCCAAAATCCATACATG AGATGAAACTGACGTTTCCACTACTAAATACAACAATTCACGTTCCTGTAGACGATACAGTAACTACTAGTAAACCAAGTCGTAGATCATTGATGCGCAAAAAATTTGAACATAAGATAGCAGAAGCAGAGAAAACTAAAAAGATTGAAGAAGCAAATAACATGTCTGAAAGTGTAGTCTCGGAAAAGCCAGCGGAAAATACAGAAGAAAAAACTGAGCTGGTAGAATCTGATAATAATCAACCTCAGACTGGCAGTACTCAGCCATTGTTGATGGTAGAAgtagtaaatattacacacGAGAAATTTAGGCAGACTGAAGAAATTAAG GCCTTAACACAAGAATTAATCAAAACAATACGGGATATAATCAGCATGAATCCATTATATCGTGAGTCTCTGCAACAAATGTTGCATCAAGGTCAGAGGGTTGTAGATAATCCAGTTTATTTGAGTGATTTGGGTGCAGCTCTAACTGGAGCAGACGCACAGGAACTGCAACAGGTGTTGGAAGAAATGGAT ATTTCGAAGAGACTAAGACTATCGCTTGCGCTGCTAAAAAAAGAATACGaattaagtaaattacaacaaaaaatTGGTAGGGAAGTAGAAGAGAAAGTTAAACAGCAGCATAGAAAGTATATTCTCCACGAACAACTGAAAgtcataaaaaaagaattaggATTAGAAAAAGACGACAAAGACGCGATAGCAGAAAAGTATAGAGAACGAATTAGATCGAAGACGGTTCCGAAACCAGTAATGGATGTGCTTGAagaggaattaaataaattaaatttcttagaGAGTCATAGTAGCGAATtcaa tgtAACAAGGAATTATTTGGACTGGCTCACATCTCTCCCATGGGGTGTAACAAGTCCAGAAAATTTAGATCTTCAACAGGCGATAGAGACATTGGATAAAGATCACTATGgaatggaagaaataaaaaaacgaattttag AATTCATTGCTGTTAGTCAATTAAAAGGTTCAACAcaaggaaaaatattgtgcTTCCATGGGCCACCTGGTGTCGGAAAAACATCGATAGCAAAATCGATTTCTCACGCGCTTAATAGAGAATATTTCAGATTCAGTGTCGGTGGTATGACAGATGTTGCAGAAATCAAGGGACATAGGCGGACATACGTTGGAGCAATGcctggaaaaattattcaatgtttgaagaaaacaaaaacTGAAAATCCGCTGGTTCTCATAGATGAGGTTGATAAAATAGGAAA aggCCATCAAGGTGATCCAGCGTCTGCCCTTCTAGAAATGCTGGATCCAGAGCAAAATGCAAACTTCCTAGATCATTATTTAGACGTGTCTGTTGATCTCTCGaaagttctttttatttgtacagCGAATGTGATCGACACGATTCCAGAACCACTTAGAGATCGTATGGAAATGATAGATATGTCAGGCTATGTTGCAGAAGAAAAAGTCGCAATCGCTAAACAGTACTTAGTACCACAAGCTATGAACGATTCTGGCCTTTCAGATCTTCAAATTAGCATGGATGACACCGcgcttaatttattaatcaaattttactgtCGGGAATCAGGAGTTCGAAATTTGCAAAAACATATAGAGAAAGTCCACCGAAAGGTGGCATTCAAGGTTGTTAAAAAGGAAGCAGAAAAAGTTAACGTCACTGCTGAAAATTTACACGAATTTGTAGGGAAACCTGTGTTCACTCATGATAGAATGTACGATGTAACACCTCCTGGAGTTGTTATGGGCCTTGCATGGACTGCCATGGGGGGCTCCACGTTGTATATTGAAACGACTATTAGAAAACCTACCACAAAAAAATCTGAAGGTAGTTTTGAAGTCACTGGACACTTGGGCGATGTAATGAAAGAGTCTATTCAGATAGCCATGACGGTggcaaagaaatttttaagtacAGAAGACCCTGATAACACTTTTCTCTATGATTCACATTTACATCTGCACGTACCTGAAGGTGCCACACCGAAAGATGGACCCAGTGCTGGTGTAACTATTGCGATAGCATTTATATCGCTTGCTAAGAATAAAGCGATCAGACAAAATATCGCGATGACTGGAGAACTTAGTCTTATGGGCAGGGTCCTTCCCGTTGGTGGTATTAAAGAGAAAACAATTGCC GCAAAACGAGTTGGTGTAAATTGTGTGATCCTGCccgaagaaaataagaaagacTATAACGACTTACCTAAATACATTACGGACGGTCTCGAGGTTCACTTCGCTTCTACTTTTGCCGATGTATATCGTATATGTTTTGAAGAGGATCGTGGATCTAAGATCATTCGTAGTCATGAACctataaatcttaatatttcaacTCCACAAGCTGCCCCACTTCTACGCAAAAGTGATGCGTGA
- the Lon gene encoding lon protease homolog, mitochondrial isoform X2, whose protein sequence is MRFVTTVNLKMLPVFRHRLTIVRSFCRNRHSDVEELSARIRPMQFRRTGLAEYLGSLARNTRNHRHSAAIISIRSFSTKKYNDRDSSNDSNGNHGDDPASLPATVVVPEVWPHVPVIAINRNPVFPRFIKLIELSNPILMDLIRRKVKLNQPYIGIFLKKSEENEAEVVQNLSDIYSIGTFAQIHEVQDLGNRLRLVVMAHRRIKITGQILEEISPKSIHDDTVTTSKPSRRSLMRKKFEHKIAEAEKTKKIEEANNMSESVVSEKPAENTEEKTELVESDNNQPQTGSTQPLLMVEVVNITHEKFRQTEEIKALTQELIKTIRDIISMNPLYRESLQQMLHQGQRVVDNPVYLSDLGAALTGADAQELQQVLEEMDISKRLRLSLALLKKEYELSKLQQKIGREVEEKVKQQHRKYILHEQLKVIKKELGLEKDDKDAIAEKYRERIRSKTVPKPVMDVLEEELNKLNFLESHSSEFNVTRNYLDWLTSLPWGVTSPENLDLQQAIETLDKDHYGMEEIKKRILEFIAVSQLKGSTQGKILCFHGPPGVGKTSIAKSISHALNREYFRFSVGGMTDVAEIKGHRRTYVGAMPGKIIQCLKKTKTENPLVLIDEVDKIGKGHQGDPASALLEMLDPEQNANFLDHYLDVSVDLSKVLFICTANVIDTIPEPLRDRMEMIDMSGYVAEEKVAIAKQYLVPQAMNDSGLSDLQISMDDTALNLLIKFYCRESGVRNLQKHIEKVHRKVAFKVVKKEAEKVNVTAENLHEFVGKPVFTHDRMYDVTPPGVVMGLAWTAMGGSTLYIETTIRKPTTKKSEGSFEVTGHLGDVMKESIQIAMTVAKKFLSTEDPDNTFLYDSHLHLHVPEGATPKDGPSAGVTIAIAFISLAKNKAIRQNIAMTGELSLMGRVLPVGGIKEKTIAAKRVGVNCVILPEENKKDYNDLPKYITDGLEVHFASTFADVYRICFEEDRGSKIIRSHEPINLNISTPQAAPLLRKSDA, encoded by the exons ATGCGTTTTGTGACAACCGTCAATTTGAAGATGCTGCCTGTCTTTCGACACCGCTTGACGATTGTTCGATCATTCTGCAGAAATCGTCACTCGGACGTAGAAGAATTGTCGGCTCGCATACGACCTATGCAATTCCGAAGGACTGGTCTTGCCGAATATTTAGGATCATTAGCCAGAAATACGCGTAATCATCGCCATTCCGCAgctattatttcaataagatCGTTTTCTACCAAGAAATACAATGACAGGGATTCATCTAA tgaCTCCAATGGAAATCATGGTGATGACCCAGCTTCATTGCCAGCAACTGTTGTTGTGCCAGAGGTATGGCCTCATGTACCTGTCATAGCAATTAATAGGAATCCTGTGTTCCCCAGATTTATAAAACTTATTGAGCTTAGTAACCCAATTCTCATGGACCTAATTCGTAGAAAAGTTAAATTGAATCAGCCTTATATTGGTATTTTCTTAAAGAAGTCAGAGGA AAATGAAGCAGAAGTTGTACAAAATTTGAGTGATATATACTCCATTGGCACATTTGCACAGATACATGAAGTCCAAGATTTAGGAAATCGATTAAGATTAGTTGTTATGGCACATAGAAGGATTAAAATTACTGGTCAGATACTGGAAGAAATATCTCCAAAATCCATACATG ACGATACAGTAACTACTAGTAAACCAAGTCGTAGATCATTGATGCGCAAAAAATTTGAACATAAGATAGCAGAAGCAGAGAAAACTAAAAAGATTGAAGAAGCAAATAACATGTCTGAAAGTGTAGTCTCGGAAAAGCCAGCGGAAAATACAGAAGAAAAAACTGAGCTGGTAGAATCTGATAATAATCAACCTCAGACTGGCAGTACTCAGCCATTGTTGATGGTAGAAgtagtaaatattacacacGAGAAATTTAGGCAGACTGAAGAAATTAAG GCCTTAACACAAGAATTAATCAAAACAATACGGGATATAATCAGCATGAATCCATTATATCGTGAGTCTCTGCAACAAATGTTGCATCAAGGTCAGAGGGTTGTAGATAATCCAGTTTATTTGAGTGATTTGGGTGCAGCTCTAACTGGAGCAGACGCACAGGAACTGCAACAGGTGTTGGAAGAAATGGAT ATTTCGAAGAGACTAAGACTATCGCTTGCGCTGCTAAAAAAAGAATACGaattaagtaaattacaacaaaaaatTGGTAGGGAAGTAGAAGAGAAAGTTAAACAGCAGCATAGAAAGTATATTCTCCACGAACAACTGAAAgtcataaaaaaagaattaggATTAGAAAAAGACGACAAAGACGCGATAGCAGAAAAGTATAGAGAACGAATTAGATCGAAGACGGTTCCGAAACCAGTAATGGATGTGCTTGAagaggaattaaataaattaaatttcttagaGAGTCATAGTAGCGAATtcaa tgtAACAAGGAATTATTTGGACTGGCTCACATCTCTCCCATGGGGTGTAACAAGTCCAGAAAATTTAGATCTTCAACAGGCGATAGAGACATTGGATAAAGATCACTATGgaatggaagaaataaaaaaacgaattttag AATTCATTGCTGTTAGTCAATTAAAAGGTTCAACAcaaggaaaaatattgtgcTTCCATGGGCCACCTGGTGTCGGAAAAACATCGATAGCAAAATCGATTTCTCACGCGCTTAATAGAGAATATTTCAGATTCAGTGTCGGTGGTATGACAGATGTTGCAGAAATCAAGGGACATAGGCGGACATACGTTGGAGCAATGcctggaaaaattattcaatgtttgaagaaaacaaaaacTGAAAATCCGCTGGTTCTCATAGATGAGGTTGATAAAATAGGAAA aggCCATCAAGGTGATCCAGCGTCTGCCCTTCTAGAAATGCTGGATCCAGAGCAAAATGCAAACTTCCTAGATCATTATTTAGACGTGTCTGTTGATCTCTCGaaagttctttttatttgtacagCGAATGTGATCGACACGATTCCAGAACCACTTAGAGATCGTATGGAAATGATAGATATGTCAGGCTATGTTGCAGAAGAAAAAGTCGCAATCGCTAAACAGTACTTAGTACCACAAGCTATGAACGATTCTGGCCTTTCAGATCTTCAAATTAGCATGGATGACACCGcgcttaatttattaatcaaattttactgtCGGGAATCAGGAGTTCGAAATTTGCAAAAACATATAGAGAAAGTCCACCGAAAGGTGGCATTCAAGGTTGTTAAAAAGGAAGCAGAAAAAGTTAACGTCACTGCTGAAAATTTACACGAATTTGTAGGGAAACCTGTGTTCACTCATGATAGAATGTACGATGTAACACCTCCTGGAGTTGTTATGGGCCTTGCATGGACTGCCATGGGGGGCTCCACGTTGTATATTGAAACGACTATTAGAAAACCTACCACAAAAAAATCTGAAGGTAGTTTTGAAGTCACTGGACACTTGGGCGATGTAATGAAAGAGTCTATTCAGATAGCCATGACGGTggcaaagaaatttttaagtacAGAAGACCCTGATAACACTTTTCTCTATGATTCACATTTACATCTGCACGTACCTGAAGGTGCCACACCGAAAGATGGACCCAGTGCTGGTGTAACTATTGCGATAGCATTTATATCGCTTGCTAAGAATAAAGCGATCAGACAAAATATCGCGATGACTGGAGAACTTAGTCTTATGGGCAGGGTCCTTCCCGTTGGTGGTATTAAAGAGAAAACAATTGCC GCAAAACGAGTTGGTGTAAATTGTGTGATCCTGCccgaagaaaataagaaagacTATAACGACTTACCTAAATACATTACGGACGGTCTCGAGGTTCACTTCGCTTCTACTTTTGCCGATGTATATCGTATATGTTTTGAAGAGGATCGTGGATCTAAGATCATTCGTAGTCATGAACctataaatcttaatatttcaacTCCACAAGCTGCCCCACTTCTACGCAAAAGTGATGCGTGA
- the Tex gene encoding THO complex 3 homolog tex: protein MSISRVEELINYFKSHNKIREQQSHSAKVHSVGWSCDGKLLASGSFDKSVCIFSLGPDRLKQETTFRGHGGSVDQLCWHAFYPELLSTASGDKTVRIWDTRTQKCTANISTRGENINISWSPDGNTIAVGNKEDLVTFIDARVMRIRAEEQFNFEVNEISWNKDSDTFYLTNGQGCVHILSYPDLELLHVIKAHPGTCICIEFDPTGRYFATGSADALVSLWDADELCCLRTFSRLEWPVRTISFSYDGQLLAAASEDLVIDIGEVETGEKIADIPVEAATFTVAWHPKQYLLAYACDDKDTYDRKRDAGSLKVYGFAND, encoded by the exons ATGTCTATTTCTCGcgttgaagaattaattaattactttaaatcgCATAACAAAATCAGGGAACAACAAAGTCACTCTGCAAAAGTGCACAGTGTAGGATGGAGTTGCGATGGAAAACTTTTAGCTTCGGGTTCATTTGATAAATCTGTGTGCATCTTTTCCCTAGGACCGGATCGTTTG AAACAAGAGACAACATTCAGGGGTCACGGTGGTAGCGTGGATCAGCTTTGCTGGCACGCATTTTATCCAGAATTGTTATCCACAGCAAGTGGAGACAAAACTGTGCGGATATGGGATACAAGAACACAAAAGTGCACTGCAAATATTAGCACACGAGGAGAAAACATCAATATATCATGGTCTCCTGATGGAAACACAATAGCAGTGGGGAATAAAGAAGATTTGGTTACTTTCATTGATGCACGAGTGATGAGAATTCGTGCAGAGGAGCAATTCAATTTtgaagtaaatgaaatttcatggAATAAAGACTCTGATACATTTTACCTCACAAATGGGCAAGGCTGTGTACATATTCTAAGTTACCCAGATTTGGAATTGTTACATGTAATTAAAGCACATCCAGGAACTTGCATTTGTATAGAATTTGATCCTACTGGAAGATATTTTGCTACCGGTTCAGCCGATGCATTAGTTTCGTTGTGGGATGCAGATGAATTGTGCTGTTTAAGAACATTCTCGAGATTAGAATGGCCAGTTAGAACTATATCATTCTCTTACGACGGACAGTTGTTAGCAGCTGCATCCGAGGATCTTGTTATAGACATAGGTGAAGTTGAAACTGGAGAGAAGATTGCAGATATACCTGTGGAAGCAGCAACCTTTACAGTTGCTTGGCATccaaaacaatatttattagcaTATGCATGTGATGATAAAGACACTTATGATAGGAAGCGAGATGCTGGCAGTCTAAAAGTATATGGATTTGCcaatgattaa